One window of Pocillopora verrucosa isolate sample1 chromosome 9, ASM3666991v2, whole genome shotgun sequence genomic DNA carries:
- the LOC136283504 gene encoding dentin sialophosphoprotein-like, producing the protein MAEDKVLQSKEELGLKSESSSGMSESSVPEIQEKLDLDDELSSVSLDIEKCQVVFKKESDVVGFKSTEAKVEAADGKQDHLDHSSSDEGKDEELSAGKIKESEIDSSTGADKSDATSSDNGVDSNASLSVAATSEGKDSANQEKVNLEDELLSGQFGFKKESDDDDGKSTVGQQASSTAAIGSLDFADNGLSDQEKSQVLSSGKSKDLEIGSSTDDRVKAIQEKLDLDDKLSSDHFTSKKESVDDGGKPKVGKEDNMAADENLAAADNSSLVITETQVEAAEGDENFPFNNSSEAQVEAAEGNQDLPGNSSLGATKSEATSSANGVGFKASLSVADTSGGKDSANQEKVNLEDELSSGERDKTVNELMNGNNDNCDDEHLNNLFIILLDQEKGQVLFSGKSKDLEIESSKGKGLYHLLVCIYGYNG; encoded by the exons GTATGTCAGAAAGTAGCGTCCCGGAAATCCAAGAAAAACTGGATTTGGATGACGAGCTTTCTTCAG TATCCTTAGACATTGAGAAATGTCAAGTTGTATTCAAGAAGGAGTCTGATGTCGTTGGTTTCAAATCAACAG AAGCAAAAGTTGAAGCAGCCGACGGAAAACAAGACCATCTTGACCACAGCTCATCag aCGAGGGAAAAGATGAAGAGTTATCAGCAGGAAAGATAAAGGAGTCAGAGATTGACTCTTCAACAG GGGCAGACAAAAGTGACGCTACCTCAAGTGATAACGGAGTGGATTCTAATGCTTCTTTGTCCGTAGCAG CTACTTCGGAAGGGAAAGATTCAGCAAAccaagaaaaggtgaatttgGAGGATGAGCTTTTATCAG GTCAGTTTGGATTCAAGAAGGAGTCAGATGACGATGATGGAAAATCAACAG TTGGTCAACAGGCCTCCTCAACAGCAGCTATTGGAAGCCTGGACTTTGCTGATAACGGTTTATCag ACCAGGAGAAAAGTCAAGTCCTATCCTCTGGAAAATCAAAGGATTTAGAGATCGGGAGTTCAACAG ATGATAGAGTTAAAGCAATCCAAGAAAAACTTGATTTGGATGATAAACTTTCTTCAG ATCATTTTACGTCCAAGAAGGAATCAGTTGATGATGGAGGCAAACCAAAAG TTGGAAAAGAGGACAACATGGCAGCTGATGAAAACCTTGCTGCTGCTGACAACAGTTCTCTAG TTATAACAGAGACACAAGTTGAGGCAGCTGAAGGAGACGagaattttcctttcaacaacTCATCAG AGGCACAAGTTGAAGCAGCCGAAGGAAACCAGGACTTGCCCGGCAACAGTTCATTAG GGGCAACCAAAAGTGAAGCTACCTCAAGTGCTAACGGAGTGGGTTTTAAAGCTTCGTTGTCCGTAGCAG ATACTTCGGGAGGGAAAGATTCAGCAAACCAAGAAAAGGTTAATTTGGAGGATGAGCTTTCATCGGGTGAGAGagataaaacagtaaatgaACTGATGAATGGCAACAACGATAATTGTGATGATGAGCATTTAAATAATCTGTTTATTATACTTTTAGACCAGGAGAAAGGTCAAGTCCTTTTCTCTGGAAAATCAAAGGATTTAGAGATCGAGAGTTCAAAAGGTAAAGGATTATACCATCTCTTGGTGTGCATTTATGGTTATAATGGCTGA